The following proteins are encoded in a genomic region of Zea mays cultivar B73 chromosome 9, Zm-B73-REFERENCE-NAM-5.0, whole genome shotgun sequence:
- the LOC103638970 gene encoding expansin-B1-like — MGSLANNIMVVGAVLAALVAGGSCGPPKVPPGPNITTNYNGKWLTARATWYGQPNGAGAPDNGGACGIKNVNLPPYSGMTACGNVPIFKDGKGCGSCYEVRCKEKPECSGNPVTVYITDMNYEPIAPYHFDLSGKAFGSLAKPGLNDKIRHCGIMDVEFRRVRCKYPAGQKIVFHIEKGCNPNYLAVLVKYVADDGDIVLMEIQDKLSAEWKPMKLSWGAIWRMDTAKALKGPFSIRLTSESGKKVIAKDVIPANWRPDAVYTSNVQFY; from the exons ATGGGATCCCTCGCTAATAACATCATGGTCGTGGGCGCCGTCCTTGCGGCGCTCGTCGCCGGCGGGTCGTGCGGGCCCCCGAAGGTGCCACCCGGCCCCAACATCACCACCAACTACAACGGCAAGTGGCTCACCGCTAGGGCCACCTGGTACGGTCAGCCCAACGGTGCCGGCGCTCCTGACAACG GCGGTGCGTGCGGGATCAAGAACGTGAACCTGCCACCCTACAGCGGCATGACGGCGTGCGGCAACGTCCCCATCTTCAAGGACGGCAAGGGCTGCGGCTCATGCTACGAG GTGAGATGCAAGGAAAAACCTGAGTGCTCGGGCAATCCAGTCACGGTGTACATCACTGACATGAACTACGAGCCTATCGCTCCCTACCACTTCGACTTGAGCGGCAAGGCCTTCGGCTCCCTGGCAAAGCCCGGGCTCAACGACAAGATTCGCCACTGCGGCATCATGGACGTCGAGTTCAGAAG GGTGCGATGCAAGTACCCCGCCGGGCAGAAGATCGTGTTCCACATCGAGAAGGGCTGCAACCCCAACTACCTGGCCGTGCTGGTGAAGTATGTGGCGGACGACGGCGACATCGTGCTGATGGAAATCCAGGACAAGTTGTCGGCTGAGTGGAAGCCCATGAAGCTCTCTTGGGGCGCCATCTGGAGGATGGACACTGCCAAGGCGCTCAAGGGCCCCTTCTCCATCCGCCTCACCAGCGAGTCCGGCAAGAAGGTCATCGCCAAAGACGTCATCCCGGCGAACTGGAGACCCGATGCCGTCTACACTTCCAACGTCCAATTCTACTAG